ATAATCCTTAAAGGAAAGGGGGATATTATCTCGTCCATTGCGGACAGGCTTATTGCCACAAAAGGAGTTAAGCACGGCAAGCTTGTCATGACTTCAACAGGGGAGGGACTCTAATGCATATTCCGGATGGTTTTTTGGACCCAAAAATGTCCGCAGGAATGATGGGGGCGGCCGCAGTGGCTCTGGCATATTGTGCTGCCAGGGTCAGACAGGCGGTAACCGCTGTGATGCCCGCTGCGGCAATGGCGGGTGTCAATAAGGTCCTTGGCGGCGGCAAAAGAGTGCTTACGGGCTTTGGGGAACAGCAGATCTATAAAATGGGAATGGTTGCCGCTCTTGTTTTTGCGGCGCAGATGTTCAATTTTCCCATAGAAAGCGGCACCTCGGGGCATCTTATAGGAGGAGTTCTGGCCGCGGTGATAGTAGGCCCTTTTGCAGGAGCTGTTGTGATCTCGGTGGTGCTTGCTGTGCAGATGCTTTTTTTTGCCGACGGCGGAGCCCTGGCCCTGGGGGCCAATATTGTAAATATGGCCGTTATCGGGTCTTTGGGCTGCTACTACATATATTACTGGCTCAATAAGGCGCTGCCCGAGTGGCTCTCCATAGCTGTTGCGGCCTGGTGTTCGGTATTTTTTGCATCTCTGATGTGTTCGCTTCAGATAGGGTTCTCGGGTACTATAGAGCTCGGAGCAGTATCTTCTGCAATGCTCAAGGTGCATGCTCTGATAGGCCTGGCTGAGGCTGCCATAACAGTTGCGTTTGTTTATCTTTTTAGAGCTCTCACCGACGGGCCGAAGAAGGAGGATATTAAATGAAGAAAGTATTTTTTGCTGTCCTTCTTGTTGCGGTCGCGGCTTCGTTCTTTGCCTCAAGCCATCCGGACGGCCTCGAAAAGGTGGCGGAAAATCTTGGGTTCATAGAGAGCGCGCAGGAAAGAAGCGCTCCTCTGCCCGATTACAGCACTCCCGGAGTTCCCGAAGGAGGACTGTCCACTGCTACAGCAGGGATAGCCGGTGTCATGATAACCCTGGCGGTGTTCTGGCTGGCTGTCTATATTATGAAGAAAGGAAATAACGGAATGAACAAAATGTCGGTGTTTTTGGTTGCGTTAATTATGTTGACGTCCTCCGCGGCTTTTGCTGCAAGGCCTCTTGTGACAGATGACTACGGCACTCTGGACCCCGGCGCATACGAGTTTGAGGCCGGATATAACTTCATTTCGCCTAAGGCCGGCGGCGGTGATTCTCAGGGTTTGGTTTGTCAGTTAAAGAGAGGTTTCTTTCCCGGATTTGACCTGGGGCTGGAACTTCCTTACAACACATCCGCTGTATCAGGGCTTGCTGATGCCGTGCTTCACGCAAAACTGAGGATTAAGGATCTTTCAGAGGAAGAGGGAGTGAGCGCAAGGCTTGATGTGAAACTCACCAACGGAGATGCAGCAACAGGCCTGGGCTCCGGATTTACGGATTATGCTCTGTTGCTTATCCTGTCAAAAGACCTGGCAGGGATAAGGTCCCATTTTAATGCCGGCTATACGGTGATCGGTGATGCAGCCAATTCTTCCCATGACGATACTTTTGTCTACGGCGCCGCTTTTGAAAAAGAGATCTGTTCTGGTATAGAGACGGCGATAGAATATACCGGTTCGTGCTGTCTTCAGAGAGGACTGCTTAACAATGTTCAGGTGGCAGGTCGCTGGCAGGCTACCCGCTCTTTAAGGCTGGACGCGGGTTATTCAATTGCCATGAGCGATGTTTCCAGCAGCATAGCAACGGCGGGCTTGACCTTAGAATTCTGAGCCTGCCCGTTAATGTGGTATAATCTGGAAAATGATCAATGTCTGGATATATGTGTTTGTATCCGTCTTTCTGATCAGTTCCATCTCTTTGATCGGGGCCTTTACTCTTGCTCTCAAACCCGAGCTCCTCAAAAAACTTCTTTTTTATATGGTCAGTTTTGCCGTGGGAGGCCTTTTGGGCGGTGCTTTTGTACATCTTATCCCTGAAAGCGTTGAAGAGATAGGAGGCATAACAGAAGCGTCTCTTCTGGTGCTTGCGGGCATACTATTTTTCTTCGTTCTCGAAAAGTTTGTCCTGTGGCGCCACTGCCATGTCCCGACATCTAAGGACCATCCTCACCCTGTAGTTTTTATGAACATAATCGGGGACGGCGCGCACAACCTTTTTGACGGGCTTGCCATTGCTGCCAGTTATTTGATAAGCATTCCAGTCGGGATAGCCACCACTGTCGCGGTCATCCTCCACGAGATCCCTCAGGAGATAGGGGACTTCGGAGTTCTTGTTCACGGTGGCCTCGAGCCCAAAAAAGCGCTTTTGATGAACTTATTGTCAGGCCTTTTTGCCGTTGCAGGGGCGCTGTTCGTTCTCCTCTTTGGCGCCAGTATTAAAGAAGGGATCATTTTTCTGCTGCCGATAGCCGCGGGAGGCTTTATCTATATAGCTGCCTCGGACCTCATACCCTCGCTGCACGGGCAGAGGGATTTTCCCAGGGCCTGGCTCCAGCTCCTGTTCATTCTGCTCGGCATTTTTGTGATGCTCCTTCTGCGCCACGGATAAAAGCGGTTTGACAGTCCCGCGGCTTTGTCATATAATTGAAAAAATTTACCAAAAGGAGATAGGCAATGATGAAACTGTTCCTTGCTGTTGTGTTGGCTCTGTCCGTTTCTGCACCTCTGTCCGCGGCTGAACTCCCCGATTTTGCGGACGATTTCCAGAGCAATAACAACAAATGGTACTCAATGGGGGACACCCAGGTAAAGAACGGGGAGTACTATGTCTATAACAAAGACATTTCCCAGTCCATAACCTGGAACAGGCTGGTCTTTTCAGAAGGAAGAATAGAAGTTGATATGAAATTCCGCGGCGGTGCTCATGAAAGCACCTACGGCCTCATGTTCAAGTACAGGGACAACAGCCACACCTATATGGTGTTGTTCAACCGTGCAGCCAAGTGCGCTCTTATCCTTGTGAACGGCGACATCAAGAACCTGACGGGATGGAAAAGCGTAAAGGCGCATCCTTCAACTTTTAACAGAGTGGTCGTGGATGTGGAAGACAATCTCATAACTGTTACGGTGAACGGGCAGCAGGCTTTCCAGGTCACGGACAGGACGATCAGGTCGGGAAAGATCGGATTTTATGCCAGAAAAGAAACCTCGGCCTCTTTTGACAACCTAAAGGTGTGGCTGAAAAAGGACGGGCAGACAGGTTCAGTGGAAAAATCAGCTCCTGCGCAGACGATGAAGGCCGTTGCCGCAGGAAGGACTTTGGTGAGCGGTATGGTGACCGAAAGCGGCAAGCCGGTGCCGGGAATAGAGGTGAAAGCCTATCTAATAAGTGATCTTAAGGCAAGGCGTGTTGTGTACGACAGAGGGGTAGTGACAGACGGGAGCGGAAAGTTTGCCTTGGACTTAGCTCAGGGAAGCCAGTATATGATAAAGGCCGGGGTTGACGAAAGAGACTGGCGCGCCGGCAGAGGCAAACACGGAGGCACAGTGATAGACCTCAATTTTCCCGAAGAAGCAAAGAATGTCGTTATTCCTCTGGAACGGTCTTAAAAGGACCGGGTAGCGGAGAAAAACAATATGAAAAAAATAATACCTGTCTTGCTTGCGGCGTCACTTATTTCTTCCATGGCTTTTGCCCTGACCGGCCATGAAATTGAGATGTTCAAAAAACTGCAGAACAAATGGGAGAGCAAGGGCAAGGCTTTGATGGCACAGAGAAACTCTGTAAAACCGTTAGATCCGCGCTACACGGACCTCACAAAACAGATAATCAAGGCTGACTACTGGGAAAATTACTACAGGGAAGCCCAGATCGACAGGTCCACCGCATGGGAAATAATCAAGAACACGGCAGTATGGTCGGCGCAGGATGTTGCCGAGATGTCCTCCATAATGTGGGAAAAGTCGGAGGACCTTCTGTCAAAAGTATACGAAGCCAAATGGAGCGACCTTATGAAGGATGCCGCTGACAGCCTTATGAGGCAAAAGCTCAGAAAAATGATGAGAGACGAATTCGGCGGCAAAACATACGAACAGATAGAGGACCATATCATTGATAACTTTGTTCTGCCAAAGCTGGACAAATCAAAGGTCCGTGAACTGGCGGAACAGGCTTTTGGCAAGGCAAAAGACGCTCTTAAGGATGCCTATGTCGAGGAGGTCAAAAGGCAGGCAAAGAGCAGAACAAAGGAACAGCTTCAGGAATACGGCGAGGCTATCGCAAAAAGAGTGGGAGGCGCATTGGACGCGGCCGAGTTCACCGTTGATATGGTGCAGAAATATGTGCTGTGGGACGAGGCCCAGCCTGCCGTTAAGAACATGCTCTCACAGATACAGAAGATCAGTGTCAGGGAAAAATGCAGCCACATAAAAGCGTTCAACATCTATCTTGGAAAAGAGAAAATGACGGCAAACCCGGAAGAAAAACCATCTGCAGATAAAAGTGAAAAGCCCGCTGCGACTCCCGCTCCCGAGGCCGAAAAAACCGCTCCAGCAGCTGCAGAGCCGAAAAAAACCTCCGCGCCTTCCGAAAAAACAGCAGCTTCCGGAGGCAATTACAGGGACAGCCGGGTTGCTCCTACTGTAAGCGAAGTCCTTGGCAGACATGTCAAGCCGGGCTGGAAAAAGGTGCAGGGAAGTTCCGCCGGAGCGGATTACGATGCTTACTACGAAGGATTAGAAAGCCGGGTGGTCGTCAATTATTTTGGCAGGGACCGCGGAAAAGTCACGGCCATTTTGGTGGGATCGCCAAGATCATCATATAATTTTGGTTTTAGGGTCAAGGGCAAATGGACCCCTTCCACTTCCGGCAGGGCAATTGAGGAATACCACGGCAGCTCCACTGACAAGGGCGAATATATCGAGAAAGAATGGTATCCCAACGGCCAGATAAAAAAATTCTATGTGAGGGTGAACGGCAAAAAAACAATGAGTCTGGATTGGGACGAAAAAGGCAGAGCAAAATAACTGCCGGGTCTTCTGAAGCGGTTTGACACGGCCAAAGGCCTTCTGCTAACCTTTAGTTCATAGGAGGGACCTTTATGCTTTCTTTTTTGCTGGCCGCTGTCATCATCATTTTTTTGGCAGGGATCAGGATAGTGCGCCCCACGCACAGGGGGCTGGTTGAGAGATTTGGGAAATACAGGAAGTTTGCCAACCTGGGCTTTAACTGGATCATCCCAGTTGTAGACCAGTTGTACCTGGTCAACATCACTGAAGTAATGGTGGATGCCGCTCCGCAGGAAATAATAACCAACGACAACCTTAATGCCAGGGTGGACGCGCAGATCTATTTTAAGGTGAAGTCCGACGAAGAAAGCGTTAAGAACTCCCAGTACAATGTCAACGATTACAGGTATCAGATAGTGAACCTGGCAAGGACCACTCTGAGGAACATAATCGGAACACTTACCCTTAAAGAGGCCAACAGCGAAAGAGGCAAGATAAACAGCGAATTGCAGAAGACGATGAGGGAAGAGACCAAGAACTGGGGCATAGAGATAGTAAGAACGGAACTGAAAGAGATAGATCCTCCCAAAGATGTGCAGGAGACCATGAACAAGGTAGTTAAGGCGGAGAACGAAAAAGTGGCGGCTGTTGACTTTGCCTCCGCAACGGAGACGATGGCCGACGGACAGAGAAGGGCCGAAATAAAGATGGCCGAGGGCAAAAAGCAGGCCAGCATCCTTGAGGCAGAGGGCCAGGCTCTGGCGATAAAGCTGGTCAACGAAGCGGCTGATAAGTATTTTGTCGGCAACGCCCAGCTGCTTAAAAAACTCGAGACCGTAGAAAGGTCCCTGGCAAGCAACTCTAAAATAGTGGTGCCGACCAATTCCGAACTTGTCAATGTCATAGGAGAACTGGCCGGAGTGGCTCCCATAAAATGAAGTCTTCTCCGATTGACTCTAAAAAAACAGTCTGTCATAATGGGGCAGTATGAAACTACTACTTCTGGGTCTGCAATTGATCTCGGGGCTTTCGCTCATCATCCTTGTGCTGCTGCACAGCGCCAAGGGCGAGGGGCTTGGAGGCATCGGTGGCTCTGCCCACATGTTCGGCTCCCAACAGGGACTTGAAAAGGGACTCGACAGGCTTACGATGGTAGCCGCCGTCACCTTTGTGACGGTCTCTCTTATCCTGACGATAACCGCCGGCTGACAAAAGGAGGGCCTTTCATGACAGGAGCCGCTGACATCTTTTCCCTGTTCTCTACTCCTCTGGGCATCCATATAGTTAAACTTTCCTGGGCGCTGGCCGCTCTTGTTATCGCTGTGCTTATAGGCAAGGCGTTGCAGGCCTCTGTTGTATATCTGCTTAGCCTGACAGGGGTCAATTCACTGTCGGAGAGGATTGGGCTGGAAAAGCTGCTTAGAAAGGCAGAGATAAAGAACCCTTTTTCGGAGCTGGCAGGCGATATCGCTTTCTGGGCATTTTTGTTCTCCTCGGTAGTCTGGATAATCTATGCCTTCAGATTTTTGCGCGCCATCTCTATCCTGCGCTTTACGCTGCACTATATCAGTGTAAATGTGGTCAGCGCGGTCTTTGTGTTCATGCTCGCGGTTCTGCTTGCCTTTCTCCTTTCGCAGCTCATCTCTTTTATAGGAGCCCTCATATATCTTCCCGGCTACAAATTGATAGCCAGGATCAATCTGTATGTAGTGGTGATCTTTGGCGCGGTGGCCGGGCTGGAAAAACTGGGAATACCTTCTTCAGACATCTTCAGGCCAGACATAATACTGGGCTTCTTTGCCCTGTCGGGTGCTATCGCCTTTGGCCTGGGCTGCAAAGATATCGCGGCTAATTTTTTGGCGAATTTTTTGAGGGGAAGCAGATAAGGGATAGGTCAGAGATCAGAAAAGGACAAGGACAAGGACGAGGACAAGGTTATTATGAGAGGGGGTGAAGAAATGAAGAAGATCATAGGAGTGGCGATGGTGTCTTTGCTGGTGGTTACATCAACCGCCTTTGCACTGCCTTTTGCCACGACCAAGAGTTCCACAAAAACTACCGTAAAAGCAGTGCCGGCTCCTCCGGCTCTGTCCGCTGCTCCTGCAAGAGTGATGCATTCAGGAGATGCGGGCAAGTGGGGACTGGGACTTTCGGGAGGGATGCCTTCTGCAAGGTATAATTTCTCTGATGATGCTCGCGGCTACGGAGGGCTTTCGTTCACTTCTGCTGCGGGGACCAGCACTTTCAACCTAATGCTGGCCGGAGACGCTGACCTGACAAGGATCTCGGGAAACGAGGTCAATATGGGAGGCGCTTTTTATCTGAATTCAACAGCAGGAGCTACAACATGGACCGGAGCGATAACCTGCGGAGTTGACGCAAAGATCAATTCGGGATTGGTTGTAGAATTCAAGGTGTGGCCGATATCGATCACATCCACGGCGGGGACCACGACTTTCTCGATCCTCGGCGCCGGGACTGTTGGAGCCCACATCTATCTGTAGTCTAAAAACGGGTTCATATTAAGGCCTTTTGTATTCTAGGGGTACAAAGGCCTTTTTTTTGCGCGCAAAACTTCTTGACAAAACCGCAAACCTCGACTAAAATCACTCAAGAAAAGGGGGTGAACAAATGAAAAGAATAGTATTAGCTATTGCAGTTGTTGTTGCTCTATCATCCGTTGTAAGCGCAGAAATCCTTCTCACCGCAAGTCCTTTGGGAGCAGGTAAGATGGGATGGCTGGCAGCAGGGCGGTATGATACCAATATCGGAGCAAATGTGACGCAGATCTCGGGCGGCGGCTTTTTGGGATACGGAGTCATGGACAAACTGGACGTTTTTGCAAAGGTGGGATACGGTACTCAGTCCGGTCTGCCTGTGGGATTGTCTTCGTCAAGCGGTATCATGATGGGGCTTGCGGCCAGATACCAGTTTTTGGCGGAAAACAAGAAAGACATGCCCGTATCGGTTGCAGGTGTTCTTGGTTACCAGTCTTCAACGGTAACATCCAATATCACAGGTTTGGGATCGTTCCAGACAGTCCAGGGTGATATAGGTGTCGGCGCAATCGTGAGCAAGGTCATAGTTCCATGGGTTCCGTACGGAGCTCTTGTGTATCACAGCTTGAATCAGGGAGCAGGTGTTACGGGGTCCAATGTAGAAATCGCTGTTGGCTCGCAGATGGCTTTGTCAACATCGTCCGCGATCATCGGCGAAGTGGCGCTGAACTCGATCACTATCGGCGGCGCCAGTGTCTCGGACACGCAGATCTCTTTGGGCTACACAGCCAAATTATAGCCCCCATTTGATGCATCAGGGGCCTTCATTTATTGTCGTAAGTGAAGGCCTCAACATCTCTAACACCCGGACACGAATTAATGCGAAAGATCTTCCTCGAAATCAGGCGCGCGAATTCCTCGAACATACTCGAATGCAGAAGATTTGTGCTTAGCAGAGTCTTTTCTTTAGCGATATTTCGAGCTGTTTGCGGTCTCCTTTCGCGGGAAGTGTTTGAGATCATTCGCGAAGCGTGTTCGTGATAAGGTTCGAGATATGCAATACGCTTTTTGTTATAATCTATCTGTGATATATTTTATCCTCCTTGGCGGATTTTCGTTCGTGCTGTGCTTTGGGCTTACCTATGCGCTGATAGCCGTGTTCAGGCATTTTGGCCTGGGGCAGAGCATTAGGGAAGAAGGGCCCAGGAGCCACCTTTCAAAAGCAGGCACTCCTACAATGGGAGGCGTTGCCATAGTGGTCTCTGCTGCAGCAGCCTGTCTCATCTTTGTCGATTTTGACGCAAGATTTACTGCTGTGCTGCTTCTTATGCTTGCATACGGCCTGATAGGCTTTTTGGACGATCTGCTTGGTCTGCTCCATGGGAAGAACGCAGGGCTCTCTCCTTCGCAGAAAATGGGGCTCCAGATCTTTGCTGCTCTTGCTTTTGGCTCATACCTGATATTTCTCGGGCACGAAGCCTCGGTAGAAGGCTTTTTAAGAACGATAGGCCTTGGATATGCCTGGCTTTATCTGCCTTTTATCGTATTTTTGACCGTAGGGTTCTCTAACGCTGCCAACCTTACCGACGGGCTCGACGGTCTTTTGGCCGGCTGCCTGATCTTTTCTTTTGGCGCACTTACCCTGATCTCGCTGCTGCAGGGCAATATCGAAACGGCCGCGCTCTGTTTTGCAACAGGCGCAAGCCTGGGCGCTTTTCTTGTTTTTAACCGCAATCCGGCGCGTATTTTTATGGGAGATACCGGATCGCTTGCGCTGGGAGCTGTGCTCTGCGCGGCAGCGGTCATATTACACAAAGAGCTGCTGCTCCTGCTTATAGGCGGCGTGTATGTTGCAGAAACCGTTTCAGTAATGGCCCAGGTGGCATATTTTAAACTTACGGGGAAAAGGCTTTTGAAGATGAGCCCTCTGCACCACCATTATGAACTGTCCGGGGCCGGAGAAAAAAGAACGGTCGCGGGTTTTTGGCTGGCGTCATTTGCGCTTGCTGTCCTGGCGGTGATCGTAGGATAGGATAATGGAAATAGAAGAACTCTCAAACAAAAAGATCTGTGTGGTCGGGCTCGGCAAAAGCGGTCTGGCCGTCATAAAAAAGCTCTCGGGGCTGGGAGCACAGCTCTGTGCCTCAGAAAGCAAACCGTTGAACGGGATCCCGGCAGGGACAGCAGACTTTTTGAGGACGCTTAATGTTCCTCTTGAGACCGGAGGCCACACCCCAGAGTTTTTGTCCGGCTGCGATCTTATTGTCGTAAGCCCGGGAGTGCATCTGGATGATGCAGCCGTGGAGGGCGCATCGGCAAAAGGCATACCTGTCATTTCCGAGATAGAACTGGCCTTTGGTTTCTTTACAAAACCCGTGATCGCTGTGACAGGGACCAACGGCAAGACCACTACCACCACTCTCATCGCAATGATCCTGCAAAAAGCCGGATACAAGGCCGCGGTTGCGGGAAACATAGGAGAGCCCTTGATAAATGTCGACGATACTAAATACGACTATGTTGTGGCTGAAGTAAGCAGTTATCAGCTGGAAGCCATACTTAAGTTCAAACCTCATGTCAGTGTGATTCTGAACCTTACTCCGGACCATCTTGCCAGGCACAAAACCATGGAAAATTACAGTGCCGCCAAAGGGCGGATCTTTGCCAACCAGACCATGCAGGATGCTCTTGTCTACAATGCAAAAGATCCTCTTGTTGAGGCGCTGGCAAAGCAAGCCCGCTGCCAAAAAATACCTTTTGGCCAGGGAGTTGTCTCGGAAAAAGGGGCCTTTATTAACGAGGGCTATCTATGCAGGCTCAGGGGCAATTTTGTGGATGCGGTCTGTCCGGTCGATGCTATCAAACTGAGGGGCTCGCATAATCTGGAGAACTGCCTGGCTGCCTCAAGCGCCTGCCTTGCCCTTGATGTTCCAAAAGAAGCCATTGCTTCGGTCCTGATGGAATTTGCGGGAGTGGAGCACAGGATCGAAACTGCGGGCGTGATCAACGGCGTTGAATTCGTAAATGATTCAAAGGCCACAAATCCGGATTCGACGCAGGCCGCTCTTAAGGCCCTGGCAGGCAAAAAGAACATAGTGATCATACTCGGCGGCAGGGACAAAGGAGTTGACCTTGCGCAAATGTGCCGCCTGATCAAGGCAGAGGCAAAGGCGGCGGTCCTGATAGGGGAGGCTTCTTCCAGATTTGAAGAAGCGCTGCTTAAGGAAGGCTTTAACTCCATCAGCAGGGCTTCTTGCCTTGACGAGGCCGTTAAACAAAGTTTCGGCCTTTCTCAGCCTGGAGATGTGGTGCTGCTGTCTCCGGCCTGCGCCAGTTTTGACATGTTCGATGATTATGAGCACAGGGGAAGGGCGTTTAAAGAGGCGGTAAAAAGAATGGAAGATGCAAGTGAACGCTAGAACTTTAAGGCGCCGGCCCGACTACTACCTGCTTTTTCTGGCTCTGTTCCTTACGGCTGCCGGCCTTGTCTCTGTATTCAGCGCAAGCGCAGCAGAAGCTATAAAATACGGGAACCAATTCTATTATCTTATCAGACAGCTGATCTTTACTGCTTTGGGCCTGGGCGCGCTTACTGCGGGGGCCCTGCTGGATCATAATCTTTACAAAAAATGGTCAGGTTTTATCCTTGCGGCGGGAATCCTATCGTTGCTGCTCCTTTTTGTGCCCTTTCTGGGCAAGTCGGTGGGAGGAGCTGTGAGATGGATAGACCTGGGCTTTGTTCAGTTCCAGCCCTCGGAATTCGTTAAATTCGCTATTGTCGTCTATCTTGCCAGCGCCCTTTCCAACAAGGGCGAAAGGATAAAAGACCTGATTTCGGGATTTCTTCCTTTGCTTGCGATTGTGGTCATGATATGCGTTCTGATAATGAAGCAGCCTGACCTTGGAAGCGTACTTGTCATTTTTTGGTCTTCCTTTCTGATGTTCTTTCTTGCCGGAGCGCGATTCCTGCATCTTGGCGTTCTGGCAGCTTTTTCTGTCGGGGCCGTACTTGTGCTTAGCATCATAGAGCCATACAGGCTGGCCAGGCTGCTTGCCTTTAGGGACCCGTGGAGCGATCCCAAAGGCATCGGCTATCATATAATACAATCTCTTATCGCGGTGGGCTCAGGAGGCCTGTTCGGACTGGGCATAGGCCTGGGCAGGCAAAAATTCTTTTATATCCCTCAACCCCACACGGATTTCATTTTTGCGGTCATCTGTGAAGAAGCCGGGTTAATAGGGGCTCTTGTGCTGATCGCGGCCTTTACCGCGCTTATCTTTAGGTGCTTTCAGATAGCTTTAAGCTGTAAAGATAAATATGCTTATCTGCTTGCCTGCGGGTTTGCTTCTTCTATCTTTCTCCAGGTGGTCATCAATATGGGCGTAGTGATAGGGCTGGTGCCTACCACCGGGATACCACTTCCTCTTATCAGCTATGGAGGCACTTCGCTTATCCTTACGCTGTTCAGTATCGGTGTAATAATGAATATTTCATCCTCAGAGTCAGGGCGCGGAGAAATAAAATGAAGGTCCTTATCTGCGCGGCAGGGACCGGCGGGCACATTTACCCGGCCGTTGCCGTGGCACAGCAGCTGCAAAAGGAGCTGCCGTCGGTCAAATTGCTTTTTCTGACCTCGTCAAAAGAAGTGGAAGACATTATACTTAAAGCCCAGCCTTATGCCACGGTCAGGCTTCCTCTGCGGGGCTTTCAAAAAGGCCGGCCGCTGGACTATCTGCCTGCTTTGTTCTCAGTGATATCAGGGTTCATCAGGGTCTTTCAGGAAATGAAGCGCTTTGATCCGGATGCTGTTTTTTCTACCGGCGGGTACATGAGCCTTCCGTGCTGCCTGGCCGCGTTCCTCCTTGGGAAAAGGATAGTCCTCCATGAGCAAAATGTTCTGCCGGGCAGGGGGATCAGGTCCTCATCAAGATTTGCACGGATCACGGCAGTGTCCTTTGAGGAAAGCCTCAAATATTTTAAGAGCGGCAGGGCGCTGTTAACAGGCAACCCGGTAAGGGAGCAGGTCCTCACATCTTCAAGAGACATTGCTGCAAAGGCCCTTGGTCTGGATCCCTCAAGAAGAACACTGTTGGTCACGGGGGGAAGCCAGGGCTCTGTCTCTATAAATTCGCTCGTGGTAAAAATGCTCCCATTTCTTTCTTGCGGCAATTACAACCTGGTGCACATTACCGGCTCTGCGGACTTTGACAGAGTAAAAAAAGCCGTGTCAGGGCTTTCTTTGGGGGGCACTTTTTACCGGTGCTATCCTTTTCTCCAAAATATATGGGACGCTCTTGCATCAGCGGACCTTGTCTTAAGCAGGGCAGGGGCCACGATGATAAGCGAACTTGCCTGCAAAAACCTGCCGTCCATTCTTATTCCGTACCCTTATTCAGCCGAAGGCCATCAGGAGCTGAACGCGCGGGCCCTCGAGAAAAAAGGAGCATGTTTTGTTGGGTGTGATGATAGTTTAAGCCCGGAAAAAATATCAGATATGATCATAGAATTAATGGGTGATGATAATGCTTTAAAAAAAATGGGCCGGGCCGCGGGCTCGTTCTACAGACAGGACGCGGCAAAAAAGATAACGGAGCTTATACTTGAAGACCTTTGATATGGGAAGGATAAAGAATGTCCACCTGATGGGAATAGGCGGCTGCGGGGTAGGCGCCATCGCCAAGATACTTATAGAGATGGGCTACAAAGTGTCCGGCTCCGACCTTAAGGAGAATGCCAACACCATAAGACTTAGGGACATGGGCGGCCATATCTTTTTCGGCCACTTAGAAAGCAATGTGAGAGAGGCGGACCTTGTGGTCTATTCTTCCGCCATCTCAAAGGATAACCCTGAGCTAAAAGAAGCGCAGGCAAAACAAATACAGATCGTTCCAAGGGCAGAGATGCTTTCTTGGATCATGAGCCAGTCCAAAGTCCCGATCGCGGTTGCAGGTACGCACGGGAAGACAACCACCACATCCATGGTCTCTCTTGTTTTTGACCGCACGGCACAAAAGCCGACTTTTCTGATAGGAGGGGAAAATAACGATGTGGGCGGCAATGCTGCGCTTGGAGGAGGGCAGTATTCTATAGCAGAGGCGGATGAAAGCGACGGTTCGTTCCTGTTCCTCCGTCCCAGGATCGAAGTGGTGACCAATATAGAAGCTGACCATCTGGACCACTACAGCGGGATAGAGGCTGTGTTTAAGGCTTTTCTTGACTTTACCGCGCTTCTTCCTCCGGGAGGAACGCTGATAATATGCACTGACAGCGAATATAACAGAAAACTGCTTGACGAGACCGAAACGGAGGCAAAAATAATCACTTACGGGCTTGAAAAAGAGGCTCAGCTCATGGCACGGAACATAGTCCCTGGCGAGGGCAGTTCCAAGTTCGAGG
The sequence above is drawn from the Candidatus Margulisiibacteriota bacterium genome and encodes:
- a CDS encoding ZIP family metal transporter yields the protein MINVWIYVFVSVFLISSISLIGAFTLALKPELLKKLLFYMVSFAVGGLLGGAFVHLIPESVEEIGGITEASLLVLAGILFFFVLEKFVLWRHCHVPTSKDHPHPVVFMNIIGDGAHNLFDGLAIAASYLISIPVGIATTVAVILHEIPQEIGDFGVLVHGGLEPKKALLMNLLSGLFAVAGALFVLLFGASIKEGIIFLLPIAAGGFIYIAASDLIPSLHGQRDFPRAWLQLLFILLGIFVMLLLRHG
- the secG gene encoding preprotein translocase subunit SecG, whose translation is MKLLLLGLQLISGLSLIILVLLHSAKGEGLGGIGGSAHMFGSQQGLEKGLDRLTMVAAVTFVTVSLILTITAG
- the mraY gene encoding phospho-N-acetylmuramoyl-pentapeptide-transferase, with the protein product MIYFILLGGFSFVLCFGLTYALIAVFRHFGLGQSIREEGPRSHLSKAGTPTMGGVAIVVSAAAACLIFVDFDARFTAVLLLMLAYGLIGFLDDLLGLLHGKNAGLSPSQKMGLQIFAALAFGSYLIFLGHEASVEGFLRTIGLGYAWLYLPFIVFLTVGFSNAANLTDGLDGLLAGCLIFSFGALTLISLLQGNIETAALCFATGASLGAFLVFNRNPARIFMGDTGSLALGAVLCAAAVILHKELLLLLIGGVYVAETVSVMAQVAYFKLTGKRLLKMSPLHHHYELSGAGEKRTVAGFWLASFALAVLAVIVG
- a CDS encoding family 16 glycoside hydrolase, producing MMKLFLAVVLALSVSAPLSAAELPDFADDFQSNNNKWYSMGDTQVKNGEYYVYNKDISQSITWNRLVFSEGRIEVDMKFRGGAHESTYGLMFKYRDNSHTYMVLFNRAAKCALILVNGDIKNLTGWKSVKAHPSTFNRVVVDVEDNLITVTVNGQQAFQVTDRTIRSGKIGFYARKETSASFDNLKVWLKKDGQTGSVEKSAPAQTMKAVAAGRTLVSGMVTESGKPVPGIEVKAYLISDLKARRVVYDRGVVTDGSGKFALDLAQGSQYMIKAGVDERDWRAGRGKHGGTVIDLNFPEEAKNVVIPLERS
- a CDS encoding SPFH domain-containing protein → MLSFLLAAVIIIFLAGIRIVRPTHRGLVERFGKYRKFANLGFNWIIPVVDQLYLVNITEVMVDAAPQEIITNDNLNARVDAQIYFKVKSDEESVKNSQYNVNDYRYQIVNLARTTLRNIIGTLTLKEANSERGKINSELQKTMREETKNWGIEIVRTELKEIDPPKDVQETMNKVVKAENEKVAAVDFASATETMADGQRRAEIKMAEGKKQASILEAEGQALAIKLVNEAADKYFVGNAQLLKKLETVERSLASNSKIVVPTNSELVNVIGELAGVAPIK
- a CDS encoding energy-coupling factor ABC transporter permease → MHIPDGFLDPKMSAGMMGAAAVALAYCAARVRQAVTAVMPAAAMAGVNKVLGGGKRVLTGFGEQQIYKMGMVAALVFAAQMFNFPIESGTSGHLIGGVLAAVIVGPFAGAVVISVVLAVQMLFFADGGALALGANIVNMAVIGSLGCYYIYYWLNKALPEWLSIAVAAWCSVFFASLMCSLQIGFSGTIELGAVSSAMLKVHALIGLAEAAITVAFVYLFRALTDGPKKEDIK
- a CDS encoding PDGLE domain-containing protein, with the protein product MKKVFFAVLLVAVAASFFASSHPDGLEKVAENLGFIESAQERSAPLPDYSTPGVPEGGLSTATAGIAGVMITLAVFWLAVYIMKKGNNGMNKMSVFLVALIMLTSSAAFAARPLVTDDYGTLDPGAYEFEAGYNFISPKAGGGDSQGLVCQLKRGFFPGFDLGLELPYNTSAVSGLADAVLHAKLRIKDLSEEEGVSARLDVKLTNGDAATGLGSGFTDYALLLILSKDLAGIRSHFNAGYTVIGDAANSSHDDTFVYGAAFEKEICSGIETAIEYTGSCCLQRGLLNNVQVAGRWQATRSLRLDAGYSIAMSDVSSSIATAGLTLEF